In Nonomuraea sp. NBC_00507, the following are encoded in one genomic region:
- a CDS encoding TetR/AcrR family transcriptional regulator has product MVTPISTPSRRRGHDPESVLSIAVGVFNERGYDGTSMEDLARALGVTKSAIYYHVPGKEQLLARALERALDGLFELTADERAATGPAIDRLEWVVRQSVRLLIDRLPYVTLLLRVRGNSATEVAALERRQEFDVFVGGLVRAAAEEGTVRPDVDPALLTRLLFGTVNSIAEWYRPVPGASAEDLADALVKMAFGGLRR; this is encoded by the coding sequence ATGGTTACCCCCATCTCCACCCCTTCGCGCCGGCGCGGACATGATCCCGAGTCCGTGTTGTCGATCGCCGTGGGCGTCTTCAACGAGCGCGGCTACGACGGGACGAGCATGGAGGACCTGGCCAGGGCGCTCGGCGTCACCAAGTCGGCGATCTACTACCACGTGCCGGGCAAGGAGCAGTTGCTGGCGCGGGCGCTCGAGCGGGCGCTGGACGGGCTGTTCGAGCTGACCGCCGACGAGCGGGCGGCCACGGGCCCGGCGATCGACCGTCTGGAGTGGGTGGTGCGGCAGAGCGTGCGGCTGCTCATCGACCGGCTGCCCTACGTGACGCTGCTGCTCAGGGTGCGCGGCAACAGCGCGACCGAGGTGGCGGCGCTGGAGCGGCGGCAGGAGTTCGACGTTTTCGTCGGCGGGCTGGTCAGGGCCGCGGCGGAGGAGGGGACCGTCCGCCCTGACGTGGACCCGGCGCTGCTGACGCGGCTGCTGTTCGGCACGGTCAACTCGATCGCGGAGTGGTATCGGCCGGTGCCGGGCGCCTCGGCAGAGGACCTGGCCGACGCGCTGGTCAAGATGGCCTTCGGCGGCCTACGGCGATAG
- the paaI gene encoding hydroxyphenylacetyl-CoA thioesterase PaaI produces MMDADTASAALGIELTELAEGRAVCRMTVTGQMINGHGLCHGGYVFLLADTAFACACNTRGPVTVAAGAEITFVSPAREGDVLVAEAAERTRYGRSGIYDISVRGPDGQVVAEFRGRSRELRRVTDSHQDN; encoded by the coding sequence ATGATGGACGCCGACACCGCCTCCGCGGCCCTGGGCATCGAGCTGACGGAGCTGGCGGAGGGCCGGGCGGTGTGCCGCATGACGGTGACCGGCCAGATGATCAACGGGCACGGGCTGTGCCACGGCGGCTACGTCTTCCTGCTGGCCGACACGGCCTTCGCCTGCGCGTGCAATACGCGCGGCCCGGTGACGGTGGCGGCGGGCGCGGAGATCACGTTCGTCTCCCCCGCCCGCGAGGGCGACGTGCTGGTGGCCGAGGCCGCCGAGCGGACCCGCTACGGCCGCAGCGGCATCTACGACATCTCGGTACGCGGGCCGGACGGACAGGTGGTCGCGGAGTTCCGCGGCCGGAGCCGGGAGCTGAGACGGGTTACTGACTCGCATCAGGATAATTAG